A stretch of DNA from Methanogenium sp. S4BF:
CAACTGAAGCAGATATTGTTCTTTACTAATTTTATCCGCTTTCTTCTTGTGCGATGTTTCTGCATTCTCCTGGAGGTTTGCATTATCATGCGCCTCAAATCCTCTGCCAACATCAATTAAATGTGCATCAAAGACCGGAGTACCAACGCGTGTACATACATTCCTGTAACTGACCAAATCCCGCTCAAGAAGAGTAATGTTCAGAATTTCTCTGACTAACGGGCCTGAAAGGGATTTTAGTTTGAGCTTTTTAATTTTGTTTTCAACATCAAGTGCAAGCTCACGCGCAAGGTGTTCGTCTGCACCATCGCCCCCATAAAATGTTTCGACAAGTTGTGTTTCTTTGAGAATCTGTGTTACGATCTTTTCCCTGTCCCATTCTACAATATGGCCCCTCGATGTTCTGACTTTGGGAAGAGTTGGTACAAAGAAGCCATCAAGGGTCTGCTGAGTCTCTGCATGACGGGGATTTTTTGGCATATCAATCTCCCCGAAGCACTAAATCAACGACTTCCCCGCGAACCCCTTCAGCACCAAAGAGGTCTTTTGATGTCAAAAACGTTGTTCCGATCTGGAGAACCGGTGCTTCACGGACGAATACATTATTAATTCTGAGTTCTGTCAATGCCTCTGCTTCCATCATATTGCGGATGGTATACGGCATACCTGCCTCATTCAGGTATTCCTTGAGAAGTTCGCAGTTCGGGCAGTTTTCAAGCGTGTACACATTGATCTTGGCTGCATCTGTCACAGAAAAAAATCCCCCATGGATTCGTATACCAATGTTGTGTCTGATGTAAAAATAATTCTTCTTTCCTTTTCGCGGAATGAGGGGTATGGGTAACCCTATGTGATGAACAGTACAATAGATATGTATATGGTCCGGGCTTTTTTTGCTGTTGAACTCACTGATGATATCAGGAACCAATTCTATGCTGTGCAGGATATTCTCAGGAACAGTGATGCAAAAGTAACCTGTGTTGATCCCGCTCTTGCGCATATTACCATGAAGTTTCTGGGGGAAATTTCTGATGACGTAATGGAGAGCGTACAGGAAATAATGTCTGAATTCACATTTAAACCGACTTTGATTACCGTATCCGGAGTTCAGCTTCATCCTAAAAAGCGTCCCAGGATTGTCTGGGCTGATGTAACGGATGGGGGATGGGGTGAGGCAACGGTTGCTGAAATGGATCGTCTGCTTGCTCCTCTGGGCATTGTATCTGAAGACAGAAAATTCACCCCTCATGTAACACTAGGGCGTATCAAACACTATGATCGTTCACTGCGCGCTGCTGTAGAGGAGATATCAGGGTATACATTTGGGCAGATGACTGTCGATACCATTACTCTTAAAAAAAGTACACTCACACCGGGTGGGCCGATATATGAAGATATTATGGAGGTGAAGGCATGAACCTGAGGAATGAAACCGAGGAGGCAGTACTGTCATGTGTTCGTCCCAAAAAAGAGGAGATAGACAATATATGTACGGTTGCGGAGATGCTGGTAAAAGCAGTAAATGAAAGCGGAACGGCAAAGGGGATGGTTGTTGGCTCTGTCGCACGAAATACCTGGATTAGCGGTGACCGTGATATTGATGTTTTCATGCTCTATCCTCCTGAAATGCCCCGGGAGGCGCTCGAAGAAGAGGGTATTATTCTGGGCAGATCGATTGCATCACGCTTTGGCGGCCATTTTGTTGAAAAATATGCTGAACACCCGTACGTTAATACTACTATATCCGGGTTTGATATTGATCTTGTGCCCTGCTATGCGGTGACAGATTCAGCACGGATTCAAAGCGCTGTTGACAGGACGCCATTTCACACACGGTATATACAATCCCATATCGGTGGTCTTGAGGATGATGTCCTCCTGATGAAACAGTTCTCAAAGGCGGGCGGAGTATATGGCTCTGATCTGATGACGGAAGGGTTTGCAGGATATTTATGTGAACTTCTCGTCCTTAGGTATGGAGGATTTCGTTCACTTATCAAAGCCGGCCGCTCCTGGCATACCGGACAGATCATTGACATCATCGCGCATCAGGGAAAACAATTTGATGACCCTCTTGTCGTTATTGATCCCGTTGATCCAAACCGGAATGTGGCTGCATCTGTTTCCCGGGCGAAGATGGGGGAGTTTATTGAACTATGCCGGGGCTATGATGATTCACCGGGAATGGAATATTTTTTCCCCCCGGCCAAAAAGGGGATGACCCAGAAAGAATTTGAACAGGAATTGTCAAAGCGGGGGTCCGGGCTGTATTGCATCCGTTTTTCGACTCCACACCAGATTCCGGATATTGTCGTCCCTCAGTTAAGGAGGAGTGTGGCAGGTGTTGTATCCCTCCTTGATCGGAATGGATTCGTTGTAAACAGATCTGGTGCAGCAATGGGCGATGAACATTGTTATCTTCTCTTTGAAGTGCTTGTTGACCGGCTCCCTGCACTCTACACACATACGGGGCCGCCGGTAGAGAATGCGATGAATGCAGCAAAGTTCAGAGACAAATATCTCTGTCAGGATGTCTTTTCAGGTCCGTATATCGATGATGATGGCCGATACGCCGTTGAAATTATGAGGAAATGGCTGACTGCATATGATCTCCTCACTTCAGATGAAGTATTCTCAGCCAGACTGGGGAAGCATGTAGTGAAGTCGATGAGAAAAAATTGTGATATCAGGGCAGGTGTTGACTGTTGGGATGAAGAATTTAAGGATTTTCTCAGTACATTTTTTAATAAAAAATCCTCGGTTTGTGCATTAAAAAGCACAAAATAATGGCCTGATTTCACTCACTTTCTCTCATTTTGAGCTTCTAGGTGGGTATATATCAATATATATTGTTATATATGATTATATCTGTCCGATGACAATCTATTATTATGTTCGGACTTCAATGTAGTTTCAAGATGGGTGATGTGAGTCTATGGAAATCCGGAAAGTTCAGGTGACTGGTGGTTCGTCTTTTATTGTTTCCCTGCCTAAGGAGTGGATACGGGCTTCTGACATTCATAAGAATGATCCTGTAGGTCTGATTATTCAGCCTGACGGATCACTTACTGTAACGCCGAAAATATCCGGCAAGGTGTCGGAGCGGATAAAAAAATTTGATCTGGCCCGGTTTGATGGTGCGGATATTCTTTTTCGCTCATTGATTGGTGCCTATGTGGCAGGATATGATGTTATTGAAATAGTCTCTCCGGGGAGGATTCCTTCCTGGGTACATAAATCTGTGAGAAAATTTACGCAAAGAACGGTGGGTCAGGAGGTTTCCGATCAGACGGATAAAAAAATCATCATCCGTGATCTGCTCAATCCCGGTGAAATGCCATTTTCCAGTACGCTCCGTAGGATGGGGGTGATTGTCGCAGGCATGCAGCGGGATGCTGTGTTTGCCCTGAAGACTCGTGATGAGGAGCTTGTTGAGGATATAATCCTCCGCGATCGTGATGTGAACCGCTTGTACTGGCTTGTGGCCCGCCAGTTTAATCTGCTTCTGCGGAACGTGTCATTGTCCCGTGAGATGGGCATTGATATCGGCCTTGCTCTTATCTACCTTCAGATATCGCGTGTCATTGAGCGGGTGGGTGATCACGTTGTCAAAGTTGCAGAAAGTATCCGGAGCCTGATGTATACTTCAATTGAGAAGAAAGTGATTGATGTCATCGAGGTGAAGAGCAGGGAATCTCTGGATATTTTTGAGGCGAGTCTGGAATCACTCTTTGAAAAAGATATTCTGAAGGCAAATGAATTAATTTCAGATGTGCGGGTTTTTGTGGGGAAGTGCAATGATGTTTCCAGCTGGCTTTTTGACCTGGGTGCGCCGGGTGTTGTCTCGATTGGCTACTGTGTGGAGAACTTCCGCAGGGTTGGTGAATATGCAGGGGTGATTTCAGAGAATACTATTAACTATCTTGTCACTGAAAACTCCTGATATTTTTTTTGAATTCTGACTTCTATGATTTTTATTTTTTCCTTTGAATGTTGTGGTCAGTGTCCTCAAAATTCTATATATTGATATATAGAATATGGTCCATGTCTTGTAGTGCCTGTGATATCTATAAATACATCTTTGAAGCTATGATTATCCATGACACTGTCAACTGATGTGACAAAAGCATTAGAGAGGATTGAGGCAGATAAGGTGAAATTTGTCCGCCTGCAGTTCTCTGACATTCAGGGATTGCCAAAGAATGTTGCCATTCCGGTTTGCCAGGCTGAAAAGGCTCTTACAGACGGGATCTCCTTTGATGGTTCTTCAATCGAAGGGTTCGCACGAATTGAAGAGTCCGACATGGTCCTGAAACCGGATGTTTCCACCTACTCTCTCATACCATGGAGAGGGACTGAATCCCCGGTCGCACGGTTTATCTGTGATGTGTATCTTCCCAATGGAAAACCGTTCGAAGGCGACCCGCGGTACATTCTGAAGAAGACACTCGCTGAAGCAAGGGTGATGGGATACACCTTCAACACAGGTCCTGAACTTGAGTTCTTCCTCTTCCGGCTTGATGAGAAAGGTTACCCCACGACTGTATCTCAGGATGTCGGCGGCTACTTTGACCTGGCTCCGGCAGACCTGGCTGAAGATGTCCGCGCTCAGATTGTTCTTGCACTGACGGAAATGGGTTTTGAGATTGAAGCATCGCACCACGAGGTGGCTGAAAGTCAGCATGAAATTGACTTTAAGTATGGTGACGCTCTGAAAACCGCTGATAATGTCATCACCTTCAAGTATGCAACAAAATCCATTGCACTCAAGAACGGGCTGAATGCAACATTCATGGCAAAGCCAAAATACGGCATCAATGGAAGCGGGATGCACGTCAATGCATCGCTCTTCAAGGACGGGAAGAATGCCTTCTATGATCCTGAAGCCCCGCTTCAGCTTTCAGAAATGTCTCAGCATTTCATTGCCGGTGTCCTTGAGCACGTAAGGGCAATTACCCGTATTGCCAATCCAACGGTTAACTCATACAAGCGTCTGGTGCCGGGGTATGAAGCACCGGTCTATGTGAGCTGGAGTGCGTCGAATCGTACAGCTCTTATTCGTGTTCCTGCCCCGCGTGGAAGCAGTACACGGATGGAATTAAGAAGTCCTGATCCAACCTGTAATCCATATCTGACCTTTGCCGCAATCCTCGCAGCAGGGCTGGATGGAATTAAAAAGCAGCTTGCTCCCCCTGCAGGTGTGAATCAGAATATCTTTGAGATGACCGATGAAGAGCGTAGTAAGGCACATATTGATACCCTTCCTGGCGACCTGATTACTGCGAACAAGTACCTTCTGGAAGATACTCTCATATGTAATGTGCTTGGAGGTCATGTTATCGATGGACTTAACAGTATTGCACAGATGGAGTGGGATTCATTCCGGACTGCAGTTCATCCCTGGGAGGTTGAACACTACCTGGCAAGATACTAAAAGAAATCGAGGGGAGA
This window harbors:
- a CDS encoding phosphate uptake regulator PhoU, encoding MEIRKVQVTGGSSFIVSLPKEWIRASDIHKNDPVGLIIQPDGSLTVTPKISGKVSERIKKFDLARFDGADILFRSLIGAYVAGYDVIEIVSPGRIPSWVHKSVRKFTQRTVGQEVSDQTDKKIIIRDLLNPGEMPFSSTLRRMGVIVAGMQRDAVFALKTRDEELVEDIILRDRDVNRLYWLVARQFNLLLRNVSLSREMGIDIGLALIYLQISRVIERVGDHVVKVAESIRSLMYTSIEKKVIDVIEVKSRESLDIFEASLESLFEKDILKANELISDVRVFVGKCNDVSSWLFDLGAPGVVSIGYCVENFRRVGEYAGVISENTINYLVTENS
- the glnA gene encoding type I glutamate--ammonia ligase, with the translated sequence MTLSTDVTKALERIEADKVKFVRLQFSDIQGLPKNVAIPVCQAEKALTDGISFDGSSIEGFARIEESDMVLKPDVSTYSLIPWRGTESPVARFICDVYLPNGKPFEGDPRYILKKTLAEARVMGYTFNTGPELEFFLFRLDEKGYPTTVSQDVGGYFDLAPADLAEDVRAQIVLALTEMGFEIEASHHEVAESQHEIDFKYGDALKTADNVITFKYATKSIALKNGLNATFMAKPKYGINGSGMHVNASLFKDGKNAFYDPEAPLQLSEMSQHFIAGVLEHVRAITRIANPTVNSYKRLVPGYEAPVYVSWSASNRTALIRVPAPRGSSTRMELRSPDPTCNPYLTFAAILAAGLDGIKKQLAPPAGVNQNIFEMTDEERSKAHIDTLPGDLITANKYLLEDTLICNVLGGHVIDGLNSIAQMEWDSFRTAVHPWEVEHYLARY
- the cca gene encoding CCA tRNA nucleotidyltransferase, with translation MNLRNETEEAVLSCVRPKKEEIDNICTVAEMLVKAVNESGTAKGMVVGSVARNTWISGDRDIDVFMLYPPEMPREALEEEGIILGRSIASRFGGHFVEKYAEHPYVNTTISGFDIDLVPCYAVTDSARIQSAVDRTPFHTRYIQSHIGGLEDDVLLMKQFSKAGGVYGSDLMTEGFAGYLCELLVLRYGGFRSLIKAGRSWHTGQIIDIIAHQGKQFDDPLVVIDPVDPNRNVAASVSRAKMGEFIELCRGYDDSPGMEYFFPPAKKGMTQKEFEQELSKRGSGLYCIRFSTPHQIPDIVVPQLRRSVAGVVSLLDRNGFVVNRSGAAMGDEHCYLLFEVLVDRLPALYTHTGPPVENAMNAAKFRDKYLCQDVFSGPYIDDDGRYAVEIMRKWLTAYDLLTSDEVFSARLGKHVVKSMRKNCDIRAGVDCWDEEFKDFLSTFFNKKSSVCALKSTK
- the thpR gene encoding RNA 2',3'-cyclic phosphodiesterase, whose amino-acid sequence is MNSTIDMYMVRAFFAVELTDDIRNQFYAVQDILRNSDAKVTCVDPALAHITMKFLGEISDDVMESVQEIMSEFTFKPTLITVSGVQLHPKKRPRIVWADVTDGGWGEATVAEMDRLLAPLGIVSEDRKFTPHVTLGRIKHYDRSLRAAVEEISGYTFGQMTVDTITLKKSTLTPGGPIYEDIMEVKA
- a CDS encoding glutaredoxin domain-containing protein codes for the protein MTDAAKINVYTLENCPNCELLKEYLNEAGMPYTIRNMMEAEALTELRINNVFVREAPVLQIGTTFLTSKDLFGAEGVRGEVVDLVLRGD